A stretch of the Medicago truncatula cultivar Jemalong A17 chromosome 5, MtrunA17r5.0-ANR, whole genome shotgun sequence genome encodes the following:
- the LOC11425862 gene encoding reactive Intermediate Deaminase A, chloroplastic: MASLCGPTCFTIPATNGGLLRHRTSLTTRRGCLSVSGGTSFFHTSPSSKRSLSFTCLSISSDSRIGIKEAVETEKAPAALGPYSQANKVNNILFVSGVLGLVPETGKFVSDNVEDQTEQLLKNMGEILKAGGASYSSVVKTTIMLADLKDFKKVNEIYAKYFPAPFPARSTYQVAALPLDAKIEIECIATL, from the exons ATGGCGTCGTTGTGTGGCCCCACCTGCTTCACGATTCCGGCGACGAATGGCGGCTTACTTCGCCACCGCACTTCACTGACCACCAGAAGAGGGTGTTTGTCAGTTTCCGGCGGAACCTCCTTCTTCCACACCTCTCCTTCATCAAAGCGCTCTTTGTCATTCACATGCTTGAGCATTTCTTCTGATTCCC GAATAGGAATTAAGGAAGCTGTTGAAACAGAAAAAGCACCTGCTGCTTTGGGACCATATTCTCAAGCAAACAAAGTCAACAACATTCTTTTTGTCTCTGGTGTACTTGGTCTTGTCCCTGAG ACAGGGAAGTTCGTTTCTGATAATGTTGAAGATCAAACTGAACAG CTTCTCAAAAACATGGGGGAAATTCTTAAAGCTGGTGGTGCCAGCTACTCATCAGTTGTTAAGACAACAATTAT GTTGGCTGACTTGAAGGATTTTAAGAAAGTCAATGAGATATATGCTAAAT ATTTCCCTGCACCTTTTCCTGCTCGTTCAACTTATCAAGTAGCTGCATTACCATTGGATGCCAAGATTGAAATTGAGTGCATTGCAACACTATAA
- the LOC11435458 gene encoding NEP1-interacting protein 1, with amino-acid sequence MAITITSLTMTRYFSGTIEAITKCKEVLSLKALNAIGCSVFEQFMNVLEKVLFATFTCILALGGSIIGTITGAIKGQTTEVGFLDGAGKGAIAGAIAAIEFMSFAYVAVGEPFSKVALLRSLLNGKVFTEWICPTVAEAYLFYINSLETGYEGVLSDMYDNMGVKGMPHSCIMKLPFQQFCSNKMMKLYNESCCSICLQDFENEELVRILPKCSHIFHLECIDKWLIQQGSCPICRTYVVDHINS; translated from the exons ATGGCTATTACCATCACTTCACTAACTATGACAAGATATTTTTCTGGAACAATAGAAGCAATAACTAAGTGTAAGGAAGTTCTTTCTTTGAAGGCATTGAATGCCATTGGATGTTCTGTATTTGAGCAATTCATGAACGTTCTGGAGAAGGTTCTTTTTGCTACATTCACCTGCATTTTAGCACTAG GAGGGTCGATAATAGGAACTATAACAGGAGCTATCAAAGGACAAACCACAGAAGTTGGTTTTCTTGATGGAGCTGGCAAAGGAGCGATTGCAGGAGCCATTGCAGCCATAGAATTTATGAGTTTTGCTTATGTGGCCGTGGGTGAGCCATTTTCCAAG GTTgctttgttgagaagtttaCTAAATGGAAAAGTATTTACGGAATGGATATGTCCAACTGTTGCAGAAGCTTATTTGTTTTAT ATAAATTCACTAGAAACAGGTTATGAAGGAGTGCTTTCAGATATGTATGACAACATGGGAGTTAAAGGGATGCCACATAGTTGTATTATGAAGCTTCCATTCCAGCAATTCTGCTccaacaaaatgatgaaattataCAATGAGTCATGCTGCTCAATTTGCTTACAG GATTTTGAGAATGAAGAATTGGTCAGAATACTTCCAAAATGTAGccatatttttcatttagaaTGCATTGACAAGTGGCTAATCCAACAAGGATCATGTCCCATTTGTAGAACTTATGTTGTTGATCACATTAATTCGTGA
- the LOC11425861 gene encoding OVARIAN TUMOR DOMAIN-containing deubiquitinating enzyme 2 — protein MEGVVVRRVIPSDNSCLFNAVGYVMDRDQTKAAELRQVIAATVASDPEKYSEAFLGKPNSAYCNWILDPEKWGGAIELSILADYYGREIAAYDIQTTRCDLYGQEGNYSERVMLIYDGLHYDALAVSPVEGAPEDFDQTIFVIQKNRSIGPVEGLALNFIKDQHRKRRFTDTANFTLRCGVCQIGVIGQKEAAEHAQATGHVNFQEYK, from the exons ATGGAAGGTGTTGTTGTGAGAAGGGTCATTCCTTCTGATAATAGTTGTCTATTTAATGCAGTTGG ATATGTTATGGATCGTGACCAAACTAAAGCTGCTGAGTTGAGACAG GTTATAGCTGCAACAGTAGCCAGTGATCCTGAGAAATATTCTGAAGCATTTCTTGGGAAGCCAAATTCAGCGTATTGTAACTGGATTCTTGACCCAGAGAAGTGGGGAG GTGCAATTGAACTCTCAATATTAGCAGATTATTATGGACGTGAAATCGCAGCCTATGATATCCAGACAACACGATGTGATTTGTACGGTCAG GAAGGTAATTATTCTGAAAGGGTGATGCTGATTTATGATGGTCTCCACTACGATGCTTTAGCT GTGTCTCCTGTTGAAGGAGCTCCCGAGGATTTTGACCAGACCATATTTGTCATACAAAAAAACAGAAGCATTGGACCTGTTGAGGGGCTtgctttaaattttattaaagacCAACATAG GAAACGAAGATTCACCGACACTGCCAACTTCACTCTACGATGTGGGGTATGCCAAATTGGAGTCATTGGTCAGAAG GAGGCAGCGGAGCACGCCCAAGCAACTGGTCATGTAAACTTTCAAGAATATAAATGA